TTTGTTGAAACCGGTATTGTTCAAGCCTGTTGCACTGGGAATGAAATTGATGGATATCTTGACAATTTAAGCACTTTATTCACCTCCACCATGTTAGAGAGCccttttgcatttttttctgacCTGGTGATAGCACACATATTTGAGAACAGACCTTTTTTCGACGTGAATatcaagaattttcttctatctCACTTCATAGACCTTTTCAACAAGgttttaaaaatgaaattcgAGCAGGTATCTCCTGATGAATTTGCTGAACTTTGCAAAGTATACAGGGCGTTATGTATTGAGTGCGCAACAGACGACACCTTTAATAGTAATAGTGATTTGATCGCCGCAAAAGATGCGTTTTTGGTATCTGTGTTGAGAATCGCAGATGGGTTTTGGGAGCATGACAAACTTTTGCAGCTAAGGATGCTTGATAGTAATATGAACATACCTAATCAGATTCCTCATACTACTTTGCAAAGTTCGCTATCTGCGATTGTAATAAAGATAATAGAAAGTAATATAGGAAAAATTGAGGCGTCTGAACCTTTCAAAACCTTCAAGAATACGTAAATTATACACATGTAATATAAGCatatttaaaaattctCCGTAATATATGTCATATATGTCAAATTGCGAATTAGTCCAAATAGAAACAAGATCTATCAGTGTTGGTGATAAACATTTTGTATTCTTTTGGTAACGTGTATCTCAAAGAAGTGCATGACTTTTTTTACGTTCTCTTTAGTCTTGATTTAGTTGCTTCTGCGtttgttaaattttttgtccTTCCCGTTTGATTAATAATACTTATAATAATACAATTCTGtaacaagaaaagcaaaGTTACTACATTCTCATTGTGGTTTCTAAGTCATCTAATCTTCTCCTGCCCCTTCTAGATAATCTATCAgtttctcttttcaatcttcttaagtttctttctttttcaatttctctcttttgtatttcttcttttgttaaTATTTCCACCCTTGGGCACCAATTGGAGCCCAGTTCATCAATATCCAGCCTTATACCAGATAAGTACCCAAATGCGGCATCGTTTGGGACATGGTCCTGAATCAAGTGGCCATCTACCCAGTCcttctttatcttcaaGATAGTTTCATGAAGCGATTGAGATATTAAGGGGATGAACTCTCTTGTTAAGCCAAGGTCCTGTACAATGGATGTAGCAAATCTTTCTGGAGTAAGTGATTTGTCGTTCAAGTTCCACTGGAAGttatcttcaaaaaatctgtcTTGTAAGTTGCAGGTTAGGTTGATTATCACGTGGAGGTCAGACATTATCTCAGTGGCTGCAATATTTTCGAGGTCTTTCAACTGctcttttattatattcGCAATTTGAGTTTGTAAGGTAGCGGAAGTCATATCAAGATCTTTACAGTATATAGAGGCAAATTCCTCCGGAGATATGGAGTCGTCATTGTAGTTCCAGAGAAACTGGTCTTTTATGGTATGACCCATATGTTCTATATCCAAAGTAATTGGTATCATGATTGCCTCTCCAGAATTGGCGTTTGCCTTCGTTTCTTGATCAGTGTTGAGTCTATATGGAGACACCACTTTTCCGTTAATGAAAGTATCTCTTATTTTAGGGTATCTCAATATGTTGAAGGGGTTGTGGTGTTGGTCTTGCAGATCCGGTAGAACGGCGTTTCCAATATCCTGTGCCTGCGCTTTGTTGCTCGGACCATTGCTGGCGTTGTTATTGCTATTCAAACCGGATAAAGATTCCACAACCATGTTTGAACCCGCATCGTATTTGTTGTTAGAGATAATACTATCAGCTCCATTCATGTTCTCTAGGACATTGTATTCGGAACCGTCCATGGTAACACCATTTGTAAGTGCCGGAGTATTTTCATGAGACACTGCATTATCTTTATAGTGTGTATCAGCATTGTTGAAATTAGAACCGTTCATATTGAATTCATCAAAGAGATCGTTGTCATATTCCGCATAGTTGACCACTTTAGCCCTTTTATGCTGCCTTGTTTGTTGAGCCATTGTAAAGATGGGGATACCATCATCTTCGTTTGTCAATCTGTTATGAAAGTTAGAAATATAAGCTTGTGGAATAAGCTGGTTTTGGTGCGACATTGTGTGCTGCTATGTgcctttcttctttcttttttcaatgtacTTCATTCAATAATCTCTATTTGTCGTATTTTctaagttttttttttttgtcaaaGTAGTCGCGGCGACTTTAAATGAGCAGATCATCATTTAGTAGACAAAAAGACACGGGACATCTTCTATCTATATAGTTTACATACTTTATTATGTGAAAGAGTCTTTCGAAATTGCAACAATGCTCGATAAATCTATGGGTCATGTGCTCTATAATTCCTGTACATTAGCATCGGGTGCGTGTAATTTTTGGGGTGATATGGCATTCTCCATcaacttttccttttatttaGCATCTTCTGTAAGTCAGATGCTACTTTTGCACTGCCGTGGGTCTCCTTGTGGCATATAAAGCATTTGGTGCCCTTTTTCATATCTTTGGCAAAACACGATCCACAAAAATAATGGCCACAGTTTGTGACCACTGGAGACTTGTAATCTTCCTTACAAAGAGTGCACTTGAACGGTATCTTTTCCAAGTCTAGAGTAACCGCTTTGGAGTCCTCTTTATCCGCATTCCATTCTTGGTTCAGCTTCCAGCCAGTCTTGAAATCATCCCTCGAGTGTAAGAACTTGCAGCTATCTCCGTAACCACAGTATCCCGTCTGTTTGTAATCTTTGCAAACGTCGGGCTGAAAATCCATCAGCACCGTGGTCCGGATATTCGTTGGTTGGTTAATCTGTTTAGTGAGGCGTTTATTTTTACCGCTCATGTTCAGTACCAGCTCATTGTCATCACTAGGTCGCCTCTTCTTTGCCTTCTCAGCCAGCTCTTTTCTCTCAAAGTTTAGAAGATCTTCTTTAGTGCTGTCGTCGTTGACCGTTAAAGTGTATTTATCTAAATCCTCACCCTTTTTCTGTAGTTTACCTTCATTCTCATGTGAAAGTTGAAGTGTCCTGCTATTTCCACTCTTGGCTAAGCTCATGAGGTCACTGGAacccttttcttcatcgcTGGCCACTAGTTTCTCTTCGCTAAAATTAATTTTCTGCCTCTTTTTCTGGTTCTTTTCATCAGAAGAGCTTTTGTTCACTAATCTCTTTCTGAACATGAATACCTGGAGCTTTGATTAAGTGATGGAGCTTTCGATGGCTTTAGCTTGAGTCCACTTCAGATAGAGATGCGCATggctttttcttattattctCCGGTTGCACGGAAAGAAGCGGGAAGAGGACTAAAGGGTTTTTGGATCAGCTTCACAAAATATATACTTGGATACGTTCGCTACTGAGGTAAAGTGGGCATGCAAGGTTGCAATTTAGGATTCGAGCTGTCTAGTTGATCCTCCGGAGTGTAAAAACTGATTTTCAATGAGTGGTAACACAACTAACGTGCATGAGACTAGAGCCAAGTTTGCAGAGACGCTGCAACCGAGGATTGGTGGCAATACTACAAAAGTGATACGAGCTGCTTTGGAAAAGAACGAAGCTGAAAGCGGGGTGTCTGAGGATAATGATAACGGGTCATTGGAGAAAGTTAACGTAGCTACTTCGCCGCTTTTGACATCAACACCGCCCACAATCTCAAAGGCGTTGGTGAAATTGTACCCTTATTTAATTCTCATTGACGAATTCCTAAACGTTGTTACATGGACAGGAAAGAATATTTGGAGCAGTGTTTTGATGCTGTGTCTCTTTATTACTACCGTTGAGTATTTTGAAACGCTGGTGAAGTACTTTGGACATCTTGCCATCATTGCTATTTTGTGGGGTTATTCCCTATTGGACAATTATATTGAGGGTACGTTGAGCTCCTCACCAACATTAGAAGATATTGCTCTCTTAATGAACAGAGTATCCTTGAAGTCAGATATTTTGCTCTCCCCCATGGTTAACCTTGGAACGCAAGATATTCAACGGCTTCTATATACTACGGTCATATTATCTCCAATATACGTGATGATAACCTGGCTACTTTTACCACCGAGAAGCTTGATGCTGATGGTGGGCATGTTCCTTTTAACGTATCACTCACCATGGTCTAAAGTAGCAAGAAGGCTTTTATGGAAGTTTAAGATTGTCAGGCTGCTTGTTTTCTACGTCACGGGTTTAGACCTTGGTGGAATAAATAAGGACCAGGGTATTTTTGCTACAGTGCAGAAGCAAGTGAAAAAGTTGGCATCAACAGAAAACAGTAATGGCGTATTATCCGATTCCAAGCCTATCCGTTTTACTTATGTTTTGTACGAGAACCAGCGTCGTTGGTTAGGTATTGGATGGAAGCCTAGTATGTTGAGTTATGAGAGGACTCCATGGACcgatgaatttttgaatgagGCTCCCTCTCCTGAAAACTTCCATCTACCTGAAGAGACTAACACTATGGTTTGGAGATGGGTCGACAAGACATGGAGGCTAGACATGACTAATGACGGTGCCATTCAAGTGCCCAATTCAAAGGCAAGAACTTCCGCAGATCCCTCCCCTGACGAGGGATTTATATATTACGACAATACCTGGAAAAAACCAAGTAAAGAAGATTCCTTTTCTAAatatacaagaagaagaagatgggTAAGAACCGCAGAATTGGTCAAAACTTCTGACTTTGATGAAAGCGTGATAAATTCGAATAGAAATTCTGCCATTGAACAAAAGgttgaagaaaacagcACGAATGGTTTAACCGCTGAGCAAGAGCTTGGGAGCAACAAGCAAGAGAAAGATAATGCGAAAAAAGTAGGAGAGCCTACAACAGAAGAGACAAAAGAATTTGCCGAAGCATCAAACATCAACGAAGGCGagtttgaaagaatttcCTCGACCGATGAAGAAGTTTTAAAATCTAGGGCAAGAGATCGACTGGCAAAAGTATTAGATGATACTGAAGAGAAAGAGCAATCAAATCCAACCATTGGTCGCGATAGCAAGAAGGCCGTATGATGCTCGCTCCCGTTTTTACCTTTACATAATATAATCTCTAATTTACTTTATTACACAAATGGTAACTCCCTTTAAATAAACTTAAAAAAGAACGTATAGAACtctcttcttcaatgaaTAGTaatccaattttttttattaactATACAACGTTATGActttaaaaattaaaaaatatgtttaTGAGTagtaagaaaaacaaaaggaaacaaaaacaaaaaaagttataaaGCCTATTTCTACTTCCTGTATAACGAACACAAATGGATATTATTCTTTATGCGGATGGGAAAGTAttcttagttttttttgttccaGTCTCGTTATGATAACACTCCGATCAttccttatttttcttataatCTGTTAACCTTCAAAGTTGGTGGCAAAGATTGGATCAATTTCTTAGCCTTACCAGCATCGTTGATAACCAAAGTGtacaaagaagaagagccTCTAACCTTGAACTTGGTTTGTCTGAATGGCTTACCGGCcttgttcaattttttgttaatcTTAACAGTGGCGGTCTTAACGTCAGCTCTTCTGGTCAATTCCAAAAATTGTTTGATGTCGGTGATTTCTCTAGCCATTTTTCCTTGATATTTTGTCGTACTATATTCAAcctgaaataaaaaactaacagttgaaatatttctacattgaaattagaaaatttaATTCTTTAGATTGAAGATTCAATATTGTGCAAAAGCGTACAGCAGCAATCACGACTCTACATGCCATAGAGCTTGGAAAACTCTCCATAATTTTCCACTCGAACGTATGATGCTCCgtctatttttttcaacagttGCACGGACGAGTCCTCCTTTTCGCAAGGCATTTTAATTGTGTGGGTTTATGAAAATGCACGGATGCATTTTCTCTAGATGAAAATTCCGTCTTGGAATAATATCGGAATGAGCTAAAAGAACACCAGTACGCGAATATGTGAGATGCCCTGTTTTGTCACATAACAGCGGCAGTTAATTTGGCGTCTTTTCTGGGAAGCGAGTTTATTTGGCAAGGCTATGATGTTTTATAATACTAATCACGCATTGCAACTTCACAAAGTAGTTGTGACATGTGGATGTAATAGCgttacttttctttttgtttattgctatttgtttctattttctttttttaaatcgCGCTAATACGTGGAAAAATGCGTAGAAGCCGGGAATGGGACGTGATTATGAGATCATAACATGACTGCGAGCTAGAGAGCATTGGAAgaatttgcttttttgtTCAGTTCCCTACTCATATATTTGTTTCATAGAAGTCGTAGTATACGTGAGACAAGAGCACTTGAAAATAAATCTTGGATCTGCTGGGAGCAATATCATCAAGTAAAATAAGGGGGAAACCATATCAAATGTCAGGGTTCATTAAGAGCACGTTGCTTGGTCTAGGCCAAGATTACTTAGAAGATCAATATCAAGAGTTCGCAGAACAGCATTTCCAGCCAACCAGGGATCCGTTTTATGAAACGAATAAAGATGGTAAAAAGCACCGCCGCAGACTGCCATATTATTGCACTAAGGATGAAAGTAAAGCGTGGAAAAAGGTCCAAAACAAAGCCTGGCTGCATGACAAATCACTGTGCGGATGCTGTTGCTGGACAAACACTATAGGATGGGCACCATTACTTGCACTTCTACCGGTTATAGGACCCTTATTGATGTATTGGGTGCATGATAAGTTGATTGAATTGGCAGATGACAGGTATAAATTGCCTGCGGAAATCAAGGTGAAGATGCATGGTAATATCGTTATCGATTTACTTATTAGTTTAGTTCCTATTCTGGGAAGTGTTTTTGCATGGTTGCACGCATGTTCCACGAGAAACGCAGCTATAGTTTACAATTTTGTTGGAAAAAGGGCATTGGAAAGAAAGCAAGCGGAGCTCATGcatcaaaaagaagaaaatgagaaacATTCCAATGCCAATACTGCACCTCCAGTAGTTGGTGGCAACAAAAATGTGAATGGAAACAGAAATAATAGTAAAATGTATAACAGACCGCCTGTGACAGCTCCACCTGCACCAGCATACACGCGCAGTACTAACGGTCGCCCCCAAAGAGGTTACAGGTGAACAAACCGGCCACGGTAAGGCTACATTCTTATCAACAAATATGGGCAATCAAAAACTTATAATgtaaattttattttttatcgtAAACATGTATTTAAGAAGTAATATAAAGGATGTTTGACATGatcattttatatatgCATACACGTTATTGAAGTTATATGGTCGTTAAATCATTAAAAGGCCCgtttctttgaaatatgCTAACGGAATCAAACCGGTCGGGTCGGTTAGATGTGGTATTGTTGCAAATCAGAAAGCCTTCTTTCATTGTTTTGGGAGTTAGAGCCCCTTCTGGTCTTGTTGAAGACTGTCTTAATTTCGCCAGAATCGATTAAGTCATTAATCTCATCGCCAGGCTTGCCCCAATTGCCTTTCCCATAGCCTCCTCTCTTGACGTGGTTGGGAGACTCCCCAAAGTTGCCGTTATGGGTGAAATACTTTGGGTTAGACTTTGCTTCGTGGACTGTCCATTTGCTAGTTCTGGTCATGTTTGAATTGTGTTTGTGTTAGAAATTTGTGTGCTTTAATGTTATGTTATAATGAAATCTTATTAGATTTATTTAACGTTTTTGCTGTGCTTATAATAAACATTACATAATAAAAGGAGTAGAAGAAAGTGGTAGAGAGGAGTACAAATCTACCTGCCAGAACTCTCtccttatatatatttccaGTGGTGTCTGGATTACCTACCTCAAGCCATACCATATCCATACCATATCCATAAACGCCTACAAAATTTCTACCCCAATCCAGCAGCTTCTATCACTATCTCGTATACCACCATAGGCACCACCACTGTTTGTGTAAATTTACTCCTGAGGGGGGGGTGGCTCAACACGGTGTAGGCCTTCTTCCCGCACAATCCGATGAAACCCCACAATCGCCTCCGTCTCTTCCACTGTGCACGGCGCTAGCTCAACATCTTCCCCGCCACATTTACTGTGGCAAAGAAGGTGCATAATCTAAAAAAACATACGTATGAGAATGGAAAGGGCAAGATAATATCGGACCGTAGTGAGTCACTTGCTTTTGGTATTGCAACCAACTGCCGCCCCTCTTCCCGCTCTTGCACCAAAACGCTAAATGCCCATTGTGATGGCTCATCCACCCTCACGACGAAGTAAGACCCGGGGCACAAGAAAATACGAGATCATAACAGTTCGAGTCCGTTTATTGTGTGCGGTTTTGGTACGCTTTTTCGTGAGGTGTACTACCATTCATGAGAGTCGTTTTAGGAGCTGTCATGAAAGATATGTATCTTGTTGATGAACTGTAAAAATTTGCAGAAATTGCGCTATTCCGTTTATTTCATTGTCGATTCGGTGTTAATATTAGGGGTACaaaatatactagaagttctccctcgaggatataggaatgCGCAAATGGGCATTTGATGTGACACAAAATTTGGACAATATAACGATTCATTTTTAGATCGTTGTTCAACCGTCCCAGTGGCCGAGTGGTTAAGGCGATGCCTGCTATTTCCTCAGAAAAGCAATTAGGCATTGGGTTTTACCTGCGCAGGTTCGAATCCTGTCTGTGAcgctttttttaatttctttactCCATGACAAAAGC
Above is a genomic segment from Saccharomyces cerevisiae S288C chromosome XII, complete sequence containing:
- the PEX30 gene encoding peroxisome biogenesis protein (ER-resident protein involved in peroxisomal biogenesis; ER-localized protein that associates with peroxisomes; interacts with Pex29p and reticulons Rtn1p and Yop1p to regulate peroxisome biogenesis from the ER; role in peroxisomal-destined vesicular flow from the ER; partially redundant with Pex31p; may function at a step downstream of steps mediated by Pex28p and Pex29p; PEX30 has a paralog, PEX31, that arose from the whole genome duplication); translated protein: MSGNTTNVHETRAKFAETLQPRIGGNTTKVIRAALEKNEAESGVSEDNDNGSLEKVNVATSPLLTSTPPTISKALVKLYPYLILIDEFLNVVTWTGKNIWSSVLMLCLFITTVEYFETLVKYFGHLAIIAILWGYSLLDNYIEGTLSSSPTLEDIALLMNRVSLKSDILLSPMVNLGTQDIQRLLYTTVILSPIYVMITWLLLPPRSLMLMVGMFLLTYHSPWSKVARRLLWKFKIVRLLVFYVTGLDLGGINKDQGIFATVQKQVKKLASTENSNGVLSDSKPIRFTYVLYENQRRWLGIGWKPSMLSYERTPWTDEFLNEAPSPENFHLPEETNTMVWRWVDKTWRLDMTNDGAIQVPNSKARTSADPSPDEGFIYYDNTWKKPSKEDSFSKYTRRRRWVRTAELVKTSDFDESVINSNRNSAIEQKVEENSTNGLTAEQELGSNKQEKDNAKKVGEPTTEETKEFAEASNINEGEFERISSTDEEVLKSRARDRLAKVLDDTEEKEQSNPTIGRDSKKAV
- the SFH1 gene encoding Sfh1p (Component of the RSC chromatin remodeling complex; essential gene required for cell cycle progression and maintenance of proper ploidy; phosphorylated in the G1 phase of the cell cycle; Snf5p paralog; hSNF5 tumor suppressor ortholog); translated protein: MSHQNQLIPQAYISNFHNRLTNEDDGIPIFTMAQQTRQHKRAKVVNYAEYDNDLFDEFNMNGSNFNNADTHYKDNAVSHENTPALTNGVTMDGSEYNVLENMNGADSIISNNKYDAGSNMVVESLSGLNSNNNASNGPSNKAQAQDIGNAVLPDLQDQHHNPFNILRYPKIRDTFINGKVVSPYRLNTDQETKANANSGEAIMIPITLDIEHMGHTIKDQFLWNYNDDSISPEEFASIYCKDLDMTSATLQTQIANIIKEQLKDLENIAATEIMSDLHVIINLTCNLQDRFFEDNFQWNLNDKSLTPERFATSIVQDLGLTREFIPLISQSLHETILKIKKDWVDGHLIQDHVPNDAAFGYLSGIRLDIDELGSNWCPRVEILTKEEIQKREIEKERNLRRLKRETDRLSRRGRRRLDDLETTMRM
- the RPL38 gene encoding 60S ribosomal protein eL38 RPL38 (Ribosomal 60S subunit protein L38; homologous to mammalian ribosomal protein L38, no bacterial homolog), with the translated sequence MAREITDIKQFLELTRRADVKTATVKINKKLNKAGKPFRQTKFKVRGSSSLYTLVINDAGKAKKLIQSLPPTLKVNRL
- a CDS encoding uncharacterized protein (hypothetical protein; SWAT-GFP and mCherry fusion proteins localize to the cell periphery; predicted to be palmitoylated), whose amino-acid sequence is MSGFIKSTLLGLGQDYLEDQYQEFAEQHFQPTRDPFYETNKDGKKHRRRLPYYCTKDESKAWKKVQNKAWLHDKSLCGCCCWTNTIGWAPLLALLPVIGPLLMYWVHDKLIELADDRYKLPAEIKVKMHGNIVIDLLISLVPILGSVFAWLHACSTRNAAIVYNFVGKRALERKQAELMHQKEENEKHSNANTAPPVVGGNKNVNGNRNNSKMYNRPPVTAPPAPAYTRSTNGRPQRGYR
- the CWC24 gene encoding U2-type spliceosomal complex subunit CWC24 (General splicing factor; required for stable U2 snRNP binding to primary transcripts; essential for the first step of splicing; component of the pre-catalytic spliceosome complex containing Cef1p; similar to S. pombe Cwf24p); amino-acid sequence: MFRKRLVNKSSSDEKNQKKRQKINFSEEKLVASDEEKGSSDLMSLAKSGNSRTLQLSHENEGKLQKKGEDLDKYTLTVNDDSTKEDLLNFERKELAEKAKKRRPSDDNELVLNMSGKNKRLTKQINQPTNIRTTVLMDFQPDVCKDYKQTGYCGYGDSCKFLHSRDDFKTGWKLNQEWNADKEDSKAVTLDLEKIPFKCTLCKEDYKSPVVTNCGHYFCGSCFAKDMKKGTKCFICHKETHGSAKVASDLQKMLNKRKS
- the TMA10 gene encoding Tma10p (hypothetical protein that associates with ribosomes; protein abundance increases in response to DNA replication stress; TMA10 has a paralog, STF2, that arose from the whole genome duplication), encoding MTRTSKWTVHEAKSNPKYFTHNGNFGESPNHVKRGGYGKGNWGKPGDEINDLIDSGEIKTVFNKTRRGSNSQNNERRLSDLQQYHI